In Diorhabda sublineata isolate icDioSubl1.1 chromosome 4, icDioSubl1.1, whole genome shotgun sequence, a single window of DNA contains:
- the LOC130442395 gene encoding protein artichoke-like, with protein MSKQVVLILFVLISHALCDNISVIYNYNQKVYVDSIENLKQVLLESVQHLFDVQILKQSVPKLPAKFLEGVTVNQLRLNENQLKEIEIGAFDGATFTSLNLNDNNLDIILKDIFNNNQIWELALANNSISKIEDGAFENSDFGVLNLNNNQLDELRAGMFQDSKIVNIVLNDNKIENIENGTLQQIFGLRNFHLNNNFLKDIGSCFNDLETLWELNLVNNTIENLSPKSFTGSSISNLNLGDNLLTKISKDVFIGLPLSFLNISNNRIKAIENDAFADFPTLNTLILSHNKIGDLKPGFLIGINSKYLHLDLIDNHINNIEPGSFDEITLSSIDLANNNIQVLKKGVLVNKELTSVSFLKNQISKIEEGALEGLHVQTLTLTENYLTKLTKEMFQGSNITTLKLDKNKIEEIEDGTFKEVAELKYLDLSYNNIEDIGKIFNDLPQLIQLTLNNNKIKTLPANVFSGSKINNIFLDNNRITEVVKGVFDDLHFNNVDLSNNEISKIENGAFESDLLRELKLGTNKIGDLKVSSLGAINNKELDLSLDDNDIGDIEAGTFKNVKVKSLNLKNNTLKYIKRDMFEDAEIGFLILFKNQIVKVESGAFEDIKDLLFVDLSYNKMATEVKKGMVDIQFYITPGAKLYKYDSEILRELIRSTYVGGEGFQDALFH; from the coding sequence ATGTCGAAGCAGgtagttttgattttgtttgtACTTATATCTCATGCATTATGTGACAATATATCGGTAATTTACAATTACAACCAAAAAGTGTACGTTGAttctatagaaaatttaaaacaagtTTTGTTGGAAAGTGTACAACATCTTTTCGATGTACAAATTCTCAAACAGAGTGTCCCAAAATTACCGGCGAAATTCTTGGAAGGTGTGACCGTCAACCAGCTTCGTTTAAATGAAAACCAAttgaaagaaatagaaatagggGCCTTCGATGGGGCCACGTTTACTTCACTAAATTTGAACGATAATAATTTGGACATTATCCTTaaagatatatttaataataatcagATATGGGAATTAGCTTTGGCCAACAATTCTATCTCGAAAATTGAAGATGGAGCTTTTGAAAATTCGGATTTTGGTGTTTTAAATCTCAACAATAATCAGTTAGATGAGCTTCGAGCGGGTATGTTTCAAGATtcgaaaattgtaaatatagtGCTGAACgacaacaaaattgaaaatatagaaaacggTACTTTGCAACAAATATTCGGTTTacgaaattttcatttgaataataattttcttaaagaCATCGGGAGTTGTTTTAATGATTTGGAAACATTATGGGAACTGAATTTAGTGAACAATACTATAGAGAATTTATCTCCGAAGAGTTTTACTGGTTCCagtatatcaaatttaaatttaggtGATAACTTATTAACGAAAATAAGTAAAGACGTTTTCATTGGATTACCGTTATCgtttctaaatatttctaataatcgTATCAAAGCTATTGAAAATGATGCTTTCGCTGACTTTCCAACTCTAAATACTCTAATTTTATCTCATAATAAAATCGGAGATTTGAAACCAGGTTTTCTTATCGGGATAAACTCAAAGTATTTACACCTAGATTTGATAGATAATCATATCAACAACATCGAACCTGGTTCTTTCGATGAAATTACTTTATCCAGTATCGATTTGGCTAATAACAATATTCAAGTTTTGAAAAAAGGTGTATTAGTTAACAAAGAACTAACTTCAGtgtcgtttttaaaaaatcaaatttctaaaattgaaGAAGGCGCGTTAGAAGGATTACATGTCCAAACTTTGACGTtaacagaaaattatttgacGAAATTAACTAAAGAAATGTTTCAAGGATCTAATATAACAACTTTGAAActggataaaaataaaatagaagaaatcgAAGACGGTACGTTTAAAGAAGTAGCCGAATTGAAATACCTCGATCTTAGTTATAATAATATAGAGGATATCGGTAAAATCTTCAACGATCTACCCCAATTAATTCAACTcacattaaataataataaaattaaaactttacCTGCTAATGTTTTCTCcggatcaaaaataaataatatttttttggataataatcGAATAACCGAAGTTGTTAAAGGTGTTTTTGACGATTTGCATTTCAACAACGTAGATCTATCCAATaacgaaatttccaaaatcgAAAATGGAGCTTTCGAATCCGATCTTTTACGAGAATTAAAATTGGGAACTAACAAAATTGGAGATCTGAAAGTGTCTTCTCTAGGAGCAATAAATAATAAGGAATTAGATTTGAGTTTAGATGATAACGATATTGGTGACATCGAAGCCGGTACTTTTAAGAACGTTAAAGTGAAATCGTTGAATCTTAAGAATAACACGTTGAAATATATTAAGCGAGATATGTTCGAGGACGCCGAAATAGgatttctaattttgtttaaaaatcaaatcgTCAAAGTTGAAAGTGGTGCTTTCGAGGATATTAAAGACTTATTGTTCGTTGATTTGAGTTACAATAAAATGGCGACTGAAGTAAAAAAGGGTATGGTTGacatacaattttatataacaCCCGGCgcaaaattgtataaatacgatagCGAAATTTTGCGTGAACTTATCCGCTCTACATATGTTGGTGGAGAAGGTTTCCAAGATGCtttattccattaa
- the LOC130442397 gene encoding leucine-rich repeat-containing protein 15-like, with the protein MVTKLLVTVLLSLLALSNCDQIFVRLVRYYGDGPDNITINQIEELKQNVLFGHIRTIEIIDQNVPKLPNKVLENVDVTSLRMINDNLEEIEPGAFDESRLNSITITGNKIDVIHGNIFKGKNMYDLVLTNNTIKVLEEGAFESSDISDVNLGNNEIETLTLGTFNKAKIYGLNLEGNKMRELYPGIFHEMESINNVNLHNNFIEDIGTTFSNITTLWDINLSNNSIKSLQPNCFSDSPLRYIYLEDNELTEIHRDVFNHLPLQYLNLSNNKIEFIQNDSFADLTDVYNIDLSYNKLEELKPRFLIGIERKMLVIYLDHNNMNNIEPGALDEINIGSLHLTNNIIKVLKAGVFKNKNIDYVDFSNNQISNIEDGAMENFRVQTLTLSQNLLEKLTVAMFKGANVTNLNLDNNKIEHIEDGTLQQVAELSSINLSNNFIENVGKVFNNLKNIHELSLDNNKIKNIQPGSFANSKISTISLIGNQLTQIERGVFNDLPFININLVRNKISNIENGAFATKDLRDLKLGSNKIGNLSPSSLGVIDNDQLDLSLDDNEISDIAPGSLATVTVKSLDLKNNTIKSIKRSMFKDANIAFLVLMKNEIDDVETNVFQDVKNLVFVDLSYNKFTTKVNDNLVDINIYVKPKAGLGNYTSETIEKLISASYTTGYIEE; encoded by the coding sequence ATGGTGACAAAGCTGTTAGTAACGGTGTTATTATCGCTTTTAGCTCTTTCAAATTGTGATCAGATTTTTGTAAGACTCGTCCGATATTATGGAGATGGCCCAGATAATATAACAATAAACCAAATTGAAGAACTGAAACAAAATGTGTTGTTTGGCCATATTAGAACGATTGAAATTATCGATCAGAATGTTCCTAAATTACCCAACaaagttttggaaaatgttgaCGTTACTTCTTTGCGTATGATTAACGATAATTTGGAAGAAATTGAACCAGGAGCTTTCGATGAATCACGTCTCAATTCAATCACTATAACTGGTAACAAAATTGATGTTATCCatggaaatatatttaaaggCAAAAATATGTATGATTTAGTTCTAACTAATAACACAATCAAGGTATTAGAAGAAGGAGCATTCGAATCATCAGATATTAGCGATGTTAATCTTGGTAACAACGAAATAGAGACTCTCACTTTGGGAACGTTCAATAAGGCGAAAATCTACGGTTTAAACTTGGAGGGTAATAAAATGCGAGAATTGTATCCTGGTATTTTTCACGAGATGGAAAGTATTAATAATGTGAATCtccataataattttatagaagATATCGgaacaactttttcaaatatcacaaCTTTATGGGATATCAATTTATCAAACAATTCCATCAAGTCGCTTCAACCGAATTGTTTCTCGGACTCGCCTCTAAGGTATATATATTTAGAAGACAACGAATTAACTGAAATTCATAGGGATGTATTCAATCATTTACCGTTGCAATATCTGaatctttcaaataataaaatcgaGTTTATTCAAAATGATAGTTTCGCCGATCTAACCGATGTCTACAATATCGATTTATCATATAATAAACTCGAAGAATTAAAACCTCGTTTCCTGATTGGAATAGAACGTAAAATGTTGGTCATTTATCTAGATCACAATAACATGAATAATATAGAACCAGGAGCGCTTGATGAAATCAATATCGGCTCTTTGCATTTGACAAACAACATAATCAAAGTTTTGAAAGCTggcgtatttaaaaataaaaatatagattatgtagatttttcaaataatcaaatatccAACATTGAAGATGGAGCTATGGAAAACTTCCGCGTTCAAACATTAACATTGTctcaaaatttattagaaaaactcaCAGTTGCGATGTTCAAAGGAGCTAACGTTACCAATTTGAATTTGgataacaataaaattgaacatATTGAAGACGGAACTTTGCAACAAGTTGCCGAATTGAGTAGTATTAATcttagtaataattttattgaaaatgtggGAAaggttttcaataatttaaaaaacatacaCGAATTGTCtttggataataataaaattaaaaatatccaaCCAGGAAGTTTTgcaaattctaaaatatctacTATTTCTTTGATCGGTAATCAATTAACTCAAATAGAAAGAGGAGTATTTAATGATTTAccttttattaatataaatctagttagaaataaaatatcaaacataGAGAACGGAGCTTTCGCGACTAAAGATTTGAGAGATTTAAAATTGGGAAGCAATAAAATTGGAAACCTTTCTCCTTCTTCTCTAGGTGTTATTGATAACGATCAATTAGATTTAAGTTTGGATGACAATGAGATAAGCGACATTGCACCCGGTTCTTTAGCAACAGTTACAGTAAAATCATTggatctaaaaaataatactattaaatcaattaaaaggTCAATGTTTAAAGATGCCAATATTGCGTTTTtagtattaatgaaaaatgaaattgatgatgttgaaacaaatgtttttcaaGATGTTAAAAATTTGGTATTCGTCGATTTaagttacaataaatttacAACTAAAGTTAATGACAATCTTGTTGATATCAATATTTATGTTAAGCCTAAAGCGGGGTTAGGAAATTATACTAGCGAAACTATAGAAAAGCTTATATCAGCGTCCTATACAACTGGTTATATTgaggaataa
- the LOC130442394 gene encoding protein artichoke-like, with amino-acid sequence MLTKTVILVLSTVFIFSKCDNISVSVNPYYPDQENLNLTSIEELKTALTNRGHLYVVEISKQYCPKLPNKVLDGIRLTDFRMIEDEVKEIEAGAFDGSTINSISLDDNLIEVIPKNIFNDKELWDLTLTNNSISKIEDGAFENSEISSLRLSMNKLKDIDPEAFRDSKIERMLLNDNFIREIRNGTFQRVFGLNSIDLSNNLIETIDENLCKDADTLSELNLANNSITSIHTKSFEFSNIGRLYLQDNHLGEIKKGIFNKLPLTFLNLSNNDIVSLENDAFQGMKFINTLILSHNNFPELHPDFLIMDSYSRHLNLNLYLENNNISVIRSGAFNQLYLQSLHLANNKIQVLKKGVFSNKSISSIYLSKNRITTIEEGCFEDSNIFSLTLSDNLLEELTADMFKNCNIDYFYFDNNKISKIEDHVFSDIRDLKEIDLHNNKIKKIQKELFSNLQKLVLLNLNNNSISSIELDSFAGSNILTIYLKDNHLTHISQGIFNSLPFVEINLERNRISSVENGSFDIPKLRELLLGGNKLGNLSRTSLGDINNDQLDLSLDDNGIYNIEPGTFEITKVKSLNLKNNTLKNIKKGMFENAVIGFLVLSSNEISEVEPQAFEHVEDLVFVDMSRNNFVPKVHDDFINFNFYIKPKAGLANYTSENLQTLISASYYSGYRD; translated from the coding sequence atgttAACGAAAACAGTGATTTTAGTGTTATCTAccgttttcattttttctaaatgtgACAATATCTCAGTAAGTGTTAATCCTTATTATCCAgatcaagaaaatttaaatctaaCATCGATAGAAGAATTAAAAACTGCATTAACCAATAGAGGTCATCTGTATGTCGTCGAAATATCCAAACAGTACTGTCCGAAATTACCGAATAAAGTATTGGATGGTATAAGGTTAACTGATTTTCGAATGATAGAAGATGAAGTGAAAGAAATCGAAGCCGGTGCATTTGACGGATCTACAATAAATTCCATAAGTTTAGACGATAACCTAATCGAAGTGAtacccaaaaatattttcaacgatAAGGAATTATGGGATCTAACactaacaaataattcaatttcgaaaattgaagATGGCGCTTTCGAAAATTCGGAAATTTCATCGTTACGTCTCagtatgaataaattgaaagacATTGATCCCGAAGCTTTTAGAGATTCTAAGATAGAAAGAATGCTATTGAATGACAACTTTATTAGAGAAATTAGAAATGGTACGTTTCAACGGGTATTCGGATTGAACAGTATCGATTTGAGCAATAATTTAATCGAAACAATCGACGAGAATCTTTGTAAGGACGCAGATACTCTATCAGAATTGAATTTAGCGAATAACAGTATAACATCGATTCATACCAAAAGTTTTGAATTCTCTAATATAGGTCGATTATATTTACAAGATAATCATTTAGGTGAAATCAAAAaaggtatttttaataaattacctTTAACATTTCTGAATCTTTCGAATAACGATATCGTTTCGTTAGAAAATGATGCGTTTCAGGggatgaaatttattaatactCTCATTTTATCGCACAACAATTTTCCAGAATTGCATCCAGATTTCTTAATTATGGATAGTTATTCTCgtcatttgaatttgaatttgtatttggaaaataataatatcagtGTTATACGATCCGGGGCattcaatcaattatatttacaatCTCTACATTTAGCAAATAATAAGATTCAAGTTTTGAAAAAAGGGGTATTCAGCAATAAAAGTATAAGtagcatatatttgagtaaaaatCGTATAACAACCATTGAAGAAGGATGTTTCGAagattcaaacattttttcgcTTACTTTGAGTgataatttattagaagaacTTACTGCAGATATGTTCAAAAATTGTAACATcgactatttttattttgacaataataaaattagtaagATCGAAGACCATGTTTTTAGTGATATTAGAGACTTGAAAGAAATCGatcttcataataataaaattaaaaagattcaaaaagaattattcagtaatttacaaaaattagtacttcttaatttgaataataatagtATATCTTCTATAGAACTTGATAGTTTTGCGGGATCAAACATtcttactatttatttaaaagataaCCATTTAACTCATATTAGTCAAGGTATTTTCAATAGCCTAccatttgttgaaataaatcttGAACGAAATCGTATTTCTAGCGTCGAAAATGGTTCTTTTGATATACCAAAACTACGCGAATTGTTATTAGGGGGTAATAAACTCGGCAACTTGTCTCGAACATCTCTAGGTGATATCAATAACGATCAATTAGATTTAAGTTTAGACGATAACGGTATTTATAATATCGAACCGGGCACGTTTgaaattacaaaagtaaaatcgttgaatcttaaaaataatactttgaaaaatattaaaaaaggtATGTTCGAAAACGCCGTAATAGGATTTTTGGTATTATCCAGTAATGAAATATCCGAAGTGGAACCTCAGGCATTCGAACATGTTGAAGATTTAGTTTTCGTTGATATGAGTCGTAATAATTTTGTCCCAAAAGTTCATGACGATTTCataaacttcaatttttatattaaacctAAAGCTGGTCTAGCTAATTATACCAGTGAAAATTTACAAACTCTCATTTCGGCTTCTTATTATAGCGGGTACAGAGATTAA